In one window of Tripterygium wilfordii isolate XIE 37 chromosome 1, ASM1340144v1, whole genome shotgun sequence DNA:
- the LOC120003713 gene encoding bZIP transcription factor 11-like yields the protein MASSSGTSSGYSKLRNSSSEEDLQQVMDNRKRKRMLSNRESARRSRQRKQKLVDDLMEQVGQLRQENNQILTTIDMTTQLYLNVEAENSVLRAQMAELTQRLQSLNEIMSSVNVSNGLFEDEESNVLDDQIGCFDSFMTPWSYSLCVNQQPIMY from the coding sequence ATGGCTTCTTCTAGTGGGACATCTTCAGGGTATAGCAAGCTTAGGAACTCAAGTTCAGAGGAGGATTTGCAACAGGTCATGGACAATAGAAAGCGCAAGAGAATGCTCTCCAATCGCGAGTCCGCTCGGAGGTCTCGGCAGCGAAAGCAAAAGCTCGTGGACGATCTGATGGAGCAGGTGGGTCAGTTGAGACAGGAGAATAACCAGATCTTGACTACCATCGACATGACTACTCAACTGTACCTCAACGTTGAAGCAGAGAACTCTGTTCTCAGGGCTCAAATGGCTGAGCTCACTCAAAGGTTACAGTCTCTCAACGAGATCATGAGCTCTGTGAACGTAAGCAATGGACTTTTTGAAGATGAAGAGAGTAATGTTCTTGATGACCAGATTGGCTGCTTTGATTCCTTCATGACTCCTTGGAGTTATTCTCTTTGTGTAAATCAACAACCCATTATGTACTGA
- the LOC120002092 gene encoding uncharacterized protein LOC120002092 has product MAKHTVGGWPLPQKRWLLALLIMLSISTVIAVFIRSAFDSCDRHLERVVVKRSAVHLSPTTRTIAAASSPLSFMKSKLVLLVSHELTLSGGPSLLMELAFLLRSVGAEVCWVTMQKPSQADGVSYSLEQKMLVRGVQVFSAKGKEAVETALRADLVVLNTAVAGKWLDVVLKEKVLLVLPKVLWWIHEMRGHYFKLDHVKHLPSVAGAMIDSHVTAEYWKNRTQERLRIKMPDTYVVHLGNSKELMGVAEDSVAKKVLREHVRESLGVRDEDILFGIINSVSRGKGQDLFLRSFYESLELIQEKKLQVPSLHALIVGSDMAAHTMFETELRSYVTLKKIQGRVHFVNKTLTVAPYLAAIDVLVQNSQARGECFGRITIEGMAFQLPVLGTEAGGTTEIVVNGTTGFLHPVGKEGVTPLAKNIVQLATHVERRLTMGKRGYERVKERFLEDHMASRIAAVLKEVLQKSKSHSHS; this is encoded by the exons ATGGCGAAGCACACGGTTGGCGGATGGCCTCTGCCGCAGAAGCGATGGCTCCTTGCGCTGCTTATCATGCTATCCATTTCTACAGTGATAGCTGTCTTCATCAGGTCCGCCTTCGACTCCTGCGATCGCCACTTGGAACGTGTAGTGGTGAAAAGGTCGGCGGTTCACTTGTCGCCGACTACTAGGACCATTGCGGCGGCGTCGAGTCCGCTTAGCTTCATGAAGTCCAAGCTGGTCCTCTTAGTCTCGCACGAGCTGACTCTCTCTG GTGGACCATCGTTGCTGATGGAACTAGCCTTTTTATTAAGAAGCGTTGGTGCAGAAGTTTGTTGGGTTACAATGCAGAAGCCATCACAAGCAGATGGGGTCTCATACAGTTTGGAGCAAAAGATGTTGGTTCGAGGAGTGCAG GTATTTTCAGCCAAGGGTAAAGAGGCTGTAGAGACAGCTCTCAGAGCTGATTTGGTGGTTTTGAACACGGCGGTTGCTGGAAAATGGCTGGATGTAGTTCTCAAAGAAAAGGTTTTGCTTGTTCTTCCCAAGGTGTTGTGGTGGATCCATGAAATGCGAGGGCATTATTTCAAATTAGACCATGTCAAGCACCTGCCTTCGGTTGCTGGTGCTATGATAGATTCGCATGTAACAGCAGAATATTGGAAGAATAGGACTCAGGAACGTCTGCG AATTAAAATGCCTGATACCTATGTTGTTCACCTTGGAAATAGCAAGGAACTTATGGGAGTTGCTGAAGATAGTGTTGCAAAAAAGGTCTTGCGTGAGCATGTCCGGGAATCTCTTGGAGTGCGAGATGAAGATATACTGTTTGGCATTATTAACA GCGTTTCACGTGGAAAAGGACAGGACCTATTTCTTCGGTCATTCTATGAGAGCTTGGAGTTAATACAAGAGAAGAAGCTGCAGGTGCCATCATTGCATGCATTAATTGTGGGGAGTGACATGGCTGCCCACACAATGTTTGAGACCGAATTGCGGAGTTATGTGACATTGAAGAAAATTCAGGGTCGTGTTCACTTTGTAAATAAAACCCTGACAGTGGCACCTTATCTAGCTGCAATTGATGTTCTTGTCCAAAACTCCCAG GCACGGGGAGAATGCTTTGGTAGGATAACAATTGAAGGCATGGCATTCCAGTTGCCTGTATTG GGAACAGAAGCAGGTGGAACCACAGAAATTGTGGTGAATGGCACAACGGGATTCTTGCATCCTGTTGGAAAAGAAGGGGTTACTCCCCTTGCCAAAAACATAGTCCAACTGGCTACTCATGTTGAGAGGAGGCTTACAATGGGAAAGAGGGGCTATGAGAGGGTGAAGGAAAGATTTCTAGAAGATCACATGGCAAGCAGAATTGCTGCAGTTTTGAAGGAGGTGTTGCAGAAATCAAAGAGCCACTCACATTCCTAA
- the LOC120002098 gene encoding uncharacterized protein LOC120002098 produces MFVPIRAEASMARWIGGTLIRHFSAKPKLPKPKMKPIELNTPPEHTQTITRAIFDIVKEHGPLTVGQTWDRVKEVGLKGLTGKSHMKIVLRWMRERQKLRLICNHVGPHKQFLYTAWFTKSHIKEPKRVDRNSLGPKAP; encoded by the exons ATGTTCGTTCCAATCAGAGCAGAGGCATCAATGGCGAGGTGGATTGGCGGAACCTTGATTAGGCACTTTTCAGCGAAGCCAAAACTTCCGAAGCCGAAGATGAAACCGATAGAGCTCAATACACCACCGGAGCACACGCAAACGATCACAAGAGCTATATTTGACATAGTGAAGGAACACGGCCCTCTCACTGTCGGCCAAACCTGGGATCGCGTCAAG GAAGTTGGGTTAAAAGGATTGACGGGCAAAAGCCACATGAAGATAGTATTGAGATGGATGAGGGAGAGACAGAAGCTTAGGCTGATCTGCAACCATGTCGGGCCTCACAAGCAATTTCTATATACCGCTTGGTTTACAAAGAGTCACATCAAGGAGCCAAAACGAGTAGACAGGAATTCTTTAGGACCAAAGGCGCCTTGA
- the LOC119996685 gene encoding late embryogenesis abundant protein-like, which translates to MAHLQSQYAPVRYTTDEYGKMVDEYGNPVRLTTDEYGNMVDEYGNPVRLTTEECGKRIDEYGNPIRLTTDEYGNPVGHTAGSTGVHGTTHYGTAGETGSFGDAPVGGTRIGGHKEHRDIMHRRTGSGSGSSSSSSEDDGHGGRRKKGLKEKIKEKLPGVGNRHEGMSQATSTTTPGGTYSSAGHHHEKKGVIEKIKEKLPGHHHH; encoded by the exons atgGCACACCTTCAAAGCCAATATGCCCCAGTTCGCTACACAACAGATGAATATGGCAAAATGGTCGACGAGTACGGGAACCCAGTCCGCCTCACAACAGACGAGTATGGCAATATGGTCGACGAGTACGGGAACCCAGTCCGCCTCACAACAGAAGAGTGTGGCAAGAGGATCGACGAGTACGGGAACCCAATCCGCCTCACAACAGACGAGTATGGCAATCCGGTTGGCCACACTGCAGGCTCAACTGGTGTGCACGGGACGACTCATTATGGTACCGCGGGTGAAACTGGCTCATTTGGTGACGCACCAGTTGGCGGCACAAGAATTGGCGGACACAAGGAGCACCGGGATATTATGCATCGCCGCACCGGAAGCGGGTCCGGGTCCAGCTCCAGCTCC TCTGAGGATGATGGACATGGTGGAAGGAGGAAGAAGGGACTGAAGGAGAAGATAAAAGAGAAGCTACCCGGCGTGGGGAATCGTCATGAAGGCATGTCTCAAGCAACTTCGACTACTACTCCAGGTGGTACATACTCATCAGCAGGGCACCACCATGAGAAGAAGGGAGTGATTGAGAAGATCAAAGAGAAGCTCCCTGGACACCACCATCACTAG
- the LOC120011748 gene encoding uncharacterized WD repeat-containing protein C17D11.16-like produces the protein MISAVCWVPKGASKPVPEEVDPPSKEEIEEMVKSGEFPSREEIEEMMKSGEFEARGDSASEDDDGNMDLDGVAQALAAADAVGRTPGTKFDDIADGLRELDMDNYDEEDDGIELFSSGLGNTYYPSNELDPHLKDDDDDDSEELEDKTIKPTDAVIVCARNDDDFCHLEVYVFEELEDGDSNLYVHNDIVLPSFPLCTAWLDCPIKGGEKGNFIAVGSMEPSIEVFNLDVLGEVKPCAVLGGIAENLVAEDGTTEEKEKKKKKKKNKKGKKTSIEYKEGSHTDSVLGLAWNKEYRNILASASADKQVKIWDVSVGRCDITMEHHTDKVQAVAWNHHSPQVLLSGSFDHSIVMKDGRVPTHSGFRWSVTADVESLVWDPHTEHSFVVSLEDGTVRGFDIRTATSSPSSESKPSFTLHAHDQAVCTVSYNPLAPNLLATGSTDKMVKLWDLSNNQPSCIASTNPKAGGVFTIAFSENSSFLLAIGGSKGKLQVWDTLSDAAVSRRFGKYSQGKRVHVP, from the exons ATGATATCAGCTGTTTGTTGGGTCCCGAAAGGGGCTTCTAAGCCGGTTCCCGAAGAGGTTGATCCGCCTTCGAAGGAGGAAATTGAAGAGATGGTGAAGAGCGGAGAATTTCCTTCGAGGGAAGAAATTGAAGAGATGATGAAGAGTGGAGAATTTGAGGCTCG TGGAGACAGTGCCAGTGAGGATGACGATGGAAACATGGATCTTGATGGAGTGGCTCAGGCATTAGCTGCTGCGGATGCGGTTGGCAGAACTCCAGGGACAAAATTTGATGACATTGCGGACGGTTTGAGGGAGCTTGACATGGACAACTATGATGAAGAGGATGATG GTATTGAGCTGTTCAGCTCTGGGCTGGGGAATACTTACTATCCCAGTAATGAATTGGATCCACATCTGAAGGATGACGAT GATGATGATTCTGAAGAACTCGAGGACAAGACAATCAAACCAACTGATGCTGTTATAGTTTGCGCACGTAATGATGATGATTTCTGTCATCTCGAG GTTTATGTTTTTGAGGAACTTGAGGATGGTGACTCAAACTTGTATGTCCATAATGATATTGTTCTTCCATCATTTCCATTGTGCACCGCATGGCTCGATTGCCCAATTAAAGGTGGAGAAAAAG GGAATTTTATTGCTGTTGGCTCAATGGAACCTTCAATTGAAGTTTTCAACCTTGATGTT CTTGGAGAAGTAAAGCCATGTGCAGTATTAGGTGGCATTGCTGAGAACTTAGTAGCTGAGGATGGTACTACCgaggagaaggaaaagaagaaaaagaagaagaaaaataagaaaggaAAGAAG ACATCAATTGAATACAAAGAAGGCAGTCATACTGATTCAGTACTAGGCCTTGCTTGGAACAAGGAGTACAG GAATATCCTTGCTAGTGCAAGTGCTGACAAACAAGTCAAAATTTGGGATGTGTCTGTTGGAAGATGTGATATCACTATGGAGCACCATACAGACAAG GTTCAAGCAGTTGCCTGGAATCATCACTCGCCACAAGTTCTTCTTAGTGGTTCTTTTGACCATTCCATAGTCATG AAGGATGGGAGGGTACCTACTCATTCTGGTTTTCGGTGGTCAGTCACAGCTGATGTTGAAAGCTTGGTGTGGGATCCTCACACAGAGCACTCATTTGTG GTAAGTCTTGAAGACGGTACAGTCAGGGGTTTTGATATCCGAACTGCGACTTCTAGTCCATCATCAGAATCGAAACCAAGTTTTACCCTCCATGCTCATGACCAAGCTGTTTGCACAGTCTCCTACAATCCCTTAGCACCTAAT CTTCTTGCTACTGGATCCACAGATAAAATG GTAAAACTCTGGGATTTGTCAAATAACCAACCTTCATGCATTGCATCCACAAATCCTAAAGCA GGAGGTGTTTTTACTATTGCCTTCTCGGAGAACAGCTCCTTTCTGCTGGCAATTGGAGGTTCTAAGGGGAAATTACAA GTATGGGATACACTCTCAGATGCTGCGGTGTCGAGGAGATTTGGAAAATACAGCCAAGGGAAGAGAGTTCATGTGCCATGA